In Fimbriiglobus ruber, a genomic segment contains:
- a CDS encoding DUF1573 domain-containing protein produces the protein MRSVSGPVLARRWAAVVAGADDYRAPDVRTADRCAPAERQEACGMSRYFAPVLSILVVFSLTVPAFAQGPAAPIPWANKMFLQDIEKNPSQPPPPVIVQDFGTIPYGTLCSHKFTITNIYDVPMQVLDIRRSCGCMEAFPPLKVLQPTETAEFLITMDAGKFKGPGSQTIHVTFGPRFISQAIIRVTANSRADVTLNPGLIQFGTVAQGTTPTAMAELRYQGKQKDWKVTGAVAPTGPLTIDVKEAPRDSAAVKYYVSANLKADAPAGAISEVISLKTNDPTAPVIQVKVAGSVLAPLTLSTNHVQFAGVKVGEIVSHKVILRGTEPFKIQPVGDAGDGLSVVDVLPAAGPAQVITVRFQPTRPGPVRRDIAIKTDLKGGTTAVIQVEADAEAAAIVPVVPAAVPAPPTNPGSPIPPVAVPKP, from the coding sequence ATGCGTTCCGTTTCCGGACCCGTTCTCGCCAGGCGATGGGCCGCAGTGGTCGCCGGTGCCGATGACTATCGTGCCCCGGACGTCAGGACGGCAGACCGCTGCGCCCCGGCCGAGCGGCAGGAGGCGTGTGGGATGAGCCGGTATTTCGCACCCGTGTTGAGCATTCTGGTCGTTTTTTCCCTGACGGTTCCCGCTTTCGCTCAAGGACCGGCTGCGCCGATCCCCTGGGCGAACAAGATGTTCCTCCAGGACATTGAAAAGAATCCCTCTCAGCCCCCGCCCCCAGTTATCGTGCAAGACTTCGGCACCATCCCCTACGGGACGCTCTGTTCGCACAAGTTCACGATCACCAACATTTACGACGTGCCGATGCAGGTACTCGACATCCGCCGGTCGTGCGGGTGTATGGAAGCGTTTCCCCCGCTCAAGGTACTCCAGCCGACCGAGACGGCCGAGTTCCTGATCACCATGGACGCCGGCAAGTTCAAAGGGCCCGGGTCGCAAACGATCCACGTCACTTTCGGCCCGCGGTTCATTTCGCAGGCGATCATCCGCGTCACCGCGAACAGCCGAGCGGACGTGACCCTGAACCCGGGCTTGATCCAGTTCGGAACGGTCGCTCAGGGCACCACGCCGACGGCGATGGCCGAACTCCGGTATCAGGGCAAGCAGAAGGACTGGAAGGTAACCGGCGCGGTCGCCCCGACCGGCCCGTTGACGATCGACGTGAAAGAGGCCCCGCGCGATTCGGCGGCGGTCAAGTATTACGTGTCCGCGAATTTGAAGGCGGACGCGCCGGCGGGAGCCATTTCCGAAGTGATCTCGCTGAAAACGAACGACCCGACGGCGCCCGTGATCCAGGTGAAAGTAGCCGGCAGCGTACTCGCGCCGCTCACGCTCAGCACGAACCATGTGCAATTCGCGGGCGTGAAAGTGGGCGAAATTGTGTCGCACAAGGTCATCCTGCGCGGGACCGAACCGTTCAAGATTCAACCCGTGGGGGATGCCGGCGATGGTCTCTCGGTCGTGGACGTGCTGCCCGCCGCCGGCCCGGCACAAGTGATCACAGTGCGCTTCCAGCCGACGCGGCCCGGTCCGGTCCGCAGAGACATCGCGATCAAGACTGACTTAAAGGGCGGAACGACGGCCGTCATCCAGGTCGAAGCCGACGCAGAGGCTGCGGCCATCGTCCCCGTCGTTCCGGCAGCGGTCCCCGCCCCGCCGACGAACCCAGGATCGCCGATTCCCCCGGTCGCTGTGCCCAAGCCGTAA
- a CDS encoding branched-chain amino acid aminotransferase — MSLVPLDDRDGVIWLNGKLVPWRDAKLHVLSHSLHYGNAVFEGARIYGGKVFKLTEHTERLHTSGRLLNMEIPYSVAVLEEATKAVVAGNDLTDGYVRPIAWRGAEVLGVSAAGTKVQVAIAVWPWPAYYADKAIKLKTSRWKRPSPESAPTASKCAGLYVLCTLARDEAIAAGYQDAFMLDYRGQVAEATGANLFFVMDGELHTPTADCFLNGLTRQTVIGLAKARGLKVIERAIWPNELPKAQEVFITGTAVEVTAVSAIDDHAYEVGPITKSLQAEYAKLVRA; from the coding sequence ATGAGTCTGGTCCCTCTCGACGACCGCGACGGCGTGATCTGGTTGAACGGCAAGTTGGTCCCGTGGCGGGACGCCAAGCTGCACGTCCTGTCCCACAGCCTACACTACGGGAACGCGGTCTTCGAGGGGGCGCGGATCTACGGCGGGAAGGTGTTCAAGCTCACCGAGCACACCGAACGGTTGCACACGTCCGGCCGCCTGCTCAACATGGAAATCCCGTACTCCGTCGCCGTGCTGGAAGAGGCGACGAAGGCGGTCGTAGCCGGCAACGACCTGACCGACGGGTACGTGCGGCCGATCGCGTGGCGGGGGGCGGAAGTGCTGGGGGTGTCCGCCGCGGGGACGAAGGTGCAGGTGGCGATCGCGGTCTGGCCGTGGCCGGCGTACTACGCGGACAAGGCGATCAAGCTGAAGACGAGCCGGTGGAAGCGGCCGAGCCCCGAGTCCGCCCCGACGGCCAGCAAGTGTGCCGGCCTGTACGTCCTGTGTACGCTCGCCCGGGACGAGGCGATCGCGGCCGGCTACCAGGACGCGTTCATGCTCGACTACCGCGGCCAGGTGGCCGAGGCGACGGGCGCGAACCTGTTTTTCGTGATGGACGGCGAACTCCACACCCCGACGGCCGACTGCTTCCTGAACGGCCTGACCCGCCAAACGGTCATCGGCCTCGCCAAGGCCCGCGGCCTCAAGGTCATCGAGCGGGCGATCTGGCCGAACGAACTGCCGAAGGCCCAAGAAGTGTTCATCACCGGGACCGCCGTGGAAGTGACGGCCGTGTCCGCAATCGACGACCACGCTTACGAGGTCGGGCCGATCACGAAATCGCTCCAGGCGGAGTACGCCAAGCTGGTGCGGGCGTAG
- a CDS encoding LptF/LptG family permease encodes MFPILPDEIRTVWEQNKPDPISLELIKIGLVALAGLCCVPFFHRLNRMIFWELLKVFLLSLIGLTGLFLIGGLYQQATQMGLSPAQVLAIIPLLIPFTLPFTIPATTLFASCVVYGRISNDNEAVAMKAAGVDLFTVLRPALLLGVTTTGVTLALSYSLIPRTQQMVQAEALKEPEETMYNLLKRERTLRNPSFPWVVYVRDVQGKRLIDVVVKKKVQIVGPGGTMFNTYDFVARAREARLFVDLDAGEVSIDPDRWMVWGPTSTIDSKDTSPIKVPLPEIFTSAKNDKGRPGLLDWDELLPRAQELEQKRLKILAKGAEMKAQAETEPDPAVKLLMKQQEPMYAAQARDMERQVRNTMYEFQYRPALAVGCLCFAVIGCPVGIWANRSDYLSTFVICFLPAIIVYYPLLLSGGGLAKDGKVPMFVGVWGADAFFGIAALLLTFRLIKR; translated from the coding sequence GTGTTCCCGATTCTGCCGGACGAGATCAGGACGGTATGGGAACAGAACAAGCCGGACCCGATCAGCCTGGAGTTGATTAAGATCGGCTTGGTCGCGCTCGCGGGCCTGTGCTGCGTCCCCTTCTTCCACCGGCTGAACCGGATGATCTTCTGGGAACTCCTCAAGGTGTTCCTATTGTCGCTGATCGGCCTGACCGGGCTCTTCCTGATCGGCGGCCTGTACCAGCAGGCGACCCAGATGGGGCTGTCCCCGGCCCAGGTTCTCGCGATCATCCCGCTCTTGATCCCGTTCACGCTCCCGTTCACCATCCCGGCCACGACGCTGTTCGCGTCGTGCGTCGTATACGGCCGCATCTCGAACGACAACGAAGCCGTGGCCATGAAGGCGGCCGGGGTCGACCTGTTCACGGTCCTCCGCCCCGCCCTGCTCCTCGGGGTGACGACGACCGGCGTCACCCTCGCGCTGTCGTATTCGCTGATCCCGCGGACCCAGCAGATGGTGCAGGCCGAGGCCCTCAAGGAACCGGAGGAGACGATGTACAACCTCCTCAAGCGGGAGCGGACGCTCCGGAACCCGTCGTTCCCGTGGGTGGTGTACGTGCGGGACGTCCAGGGCAAACGCCTGATCGACGTCGTCGTCAAGAAAAAGGTCCAGATCGTCGGCCCCGGCGGGACGATGTTCAACACGTACGACTTCGTGGCCCGGGCCCGGGAAGCCCGGCTGTTCGTCGACCTCGACGCGGGGGAAGTGTCGATCGACCCCGACCGCTGGATGGTGTGGGGTCCCACCTCCACCATCGACAGCAAGGACACCAGCCCGATCAAGGTTCCGCTCCCGGAAATCTTCACGTCCGCGAAGAACGACAAGGGGCGGCCGGGGCTCCTGGACTGGGACGAACTCCTGCCCCGCGCGCAGGAGCTGGAGCAGAAGCGGCTGAAGATCCTCGCCAAAGGGGCGGAAATGAAGGCGCAGGCCGAGACGGAGCCCGACCCCGCCGTGAAGTTACTGATGAAACAGCAGGAACCGATGTACGCGGCGCAAGCGCGAGACATGGAGCGGCAGGTCCGGAACACCATGTACGAATTCCAGTACCGCCCGGCCCTGGCGGTCGGCTGCCTTTGTTTCGCCGTCATCGGCTGTCCCGTCGGCATCTGGGCGAATCGGTCGGACTACCTGAGTACGTTCGTGATCTGCTTCCTGCCGGCGATCATCGTCTACTACCCGCTCCTCCTATCCGGCGGCGGGTTGGCCAAGGACGGCAAGGTCCCGATGTTCGTCGGCGTCTGGGGCGCGGACGCGTTCTTCGGGATCGCCGCCTTATTGCTCACCTTCCGGCTCATCAAGCGGTGA